A genomic segment from Leptolyngbya boryana PCC 6306 encodes:
- a CDS encoding photosystem I reaction center subunit VIII, which translates to MTGSYAASYLPWILIPVVTWLLPTVVMGLLFLYIEREDPSGI; encoded by the coding sequence ATGACAGGTTCATATGCAGCTTCATATCTGCCTTGGATTCTCATTCCCGTTGTGACCTGGTTACTTCCCACGGTTGTCATGGGCTTGTTGTTCTTGTACATCGAACGTGAAGATCCAAGCGGCATCTAA
- a CDS encoding photosystem II reaction center protein J, whose product MQTGGRIPLWLVATVAGLGVIGVMSLFFYGSYTSIGSSL is encoded by the coding sequence GTGCAGACTGGTGGAAGAATTCCCCTGTGGCTTGTAGCAACTGTTGCAGGCTTGGGCGTGATCGGTGTAATGAGCTTGTTTTTCTATGGTTCTTATACCAGCATTGGCTCTTCGCTGTAA
- a CDS encoding photosystem II reaction center protein L: MAGIKGAPNPNKQPVELNRTSLYLGLLLIFTLGILFSSYFFN; the protein is encoded by the coding sequence GTGGCAGGAATTAAAGGCGCTCCCAACCCTAACAAGCAGCCCGTTGAACTTAACCGGACTTCTCTGTATTTGGGGCTTTTGTTGATTTTTACGCTGGGAATTTTGTTCTCTAGCTATTTCTTCAATTAG
- the psbF gene encoding cytochrome b559 subunit beta, which produces MTGNTPNEPISYPIFTVRWLAVHTLAVPAIFFIGAIASMQFIQR; this is translated from the coding sequence ATGACAGGCAACACCCCGAACGAACCTATTTCATATCCGATTTTTACAGTCCGCTGGTTGGCAGTTCATACTTTGGCTGTGCCAGCGATCTTCTTCATTGGCGCGATCGCGTCGATGCAATTTATTCAACGATAG
- the psbE gene encoding cytochrome b559 subunit alpha — protein sequence MAGTTGERPFGDIVTSIRYWIIHSITIPALFIAGWLFVSTGLAYDVFGTPRPNEYYPTARQEQLPIVSNRSAAKQQVDKFASQVGK from the coding sequence ATGGCAGGTACTACTGGTGAGCGCCCGTTTGGCGACATTGTAACTAGCATTCGCTACTGGATTATTCACAGCATCACGATTCCGGCATTGTTCATTGCGGGATGGTTGTTTGTCAGTACGGGATTGGCGTATGACGTGTTTGGCACGCCTCGCCCGAACGAATACTATCCAACTGCACGTCAAGAGCAGCTTCCGATCGTCAGCAACCGCTCGGCTGCAAAACAGCAAGTGGATAAATTTGCTTCGCAAGTTGGAAAGTAG
- a CDS encoding photosynthesis system II assembly factor Ycf48 — MAYSNEPFYLLRSSAMYRILRAWKQFVILLAVVFLATGCKGFLPAVVNNPWQVVPLPIEENMLDISFTGDKQHGWMVGTNTALLETTNGGKSWKQKILNLGEQSYRLTSVNFSGDDGWIAGQPSILLHTGDGGKSWARLPLSSKLPGSPEKIVALGKDTAEMTTDVGAVYRTTDGGKNWKALVKEAFGVMRSIDRTPDGKYLAVSSTGNFFSTWEPGQDIWQPFNRNSSRKLQNMGFAPDGRLWMLARGGQIQFTNSASPEDWSEAQNPEFSTSWGLLDLGYRTPNELWVVGGSGNLLASFDGGKSWQKDRDVENIPANLYRIMFFDSKTGFIMGQRGTLLKYEPVA; from the coding sequence ATGGCTTACAGTAACGAACCCTTTTATTTATTGAGATCAAGTGCAATGTATCGGATTTTGAGAGCCTGGAAACAGTTTGTAATATTATTGGCAGTTGTCTTCCTGGCGACTGGATGTAAAGGGTTTTTGCCAGCGGTTGTGAATAATCCCTGGCAGGTGGTTCCGTTACCGATCGAAGAAAATATGCTCGATATTAGCTTCACCGGTGACAAGCAGCATGGCTGGATGGTCGGCACCAATACGGCATTGCTCGAAACTACAAATGGCGGAAAATCCTGGAAGCAAAAGATTCTGAATTTAGGTGAGCAGTCCTATCGTCTGACTTCAGTAAATTTTTCTGGAGATGATGGTTGGATTGCTGGACAGCCTTCGATTCTGCTGCATACGGGTGATGGCGGTAAGTCTTGGGCACGTCTGCCATTGAGCAGCAAGCTTCCTGGCTCTCCTGAGAAGATCGTTGCATTGGGCAAAGATACGGCTGAGATGACCACGGACGTTGGAGCAGTGTATCGCACAACGGACGGTGGTAAAAACTGGAAAGCTTTGGTGAAAGAAGCGTTTGGGGTGATGCGGAGTATCGATCGCACTCCCGACGGAAAATACCTTGCAGTATCTTCGACCGGAAACTTCTTCTCAACTTGGGAACCCGGTCAAGACATTTGGCAGCCTTTCAACCGGAATAGCTCACGCAAATTACAAAATATGGGATTTGCGCCAGATGGTCGGCTGTGGATGTTGGCAAGAGGCGGGCAGATTCAATTCACAAATTCAGCGAGTCCTGAAGACTGGTCAGAAGCACAGAATCCTGAATTCTCAACCAGTTGGGGTTTATTGGATCTCGGCTATCGCACACCGAATGAACTCTGGGTCGTCGGTGGCAGTGGCAACCTGTTAGCTAGCTTCGATGGCGGTAAATCTTGGCAAAAGGATCGCGATGTTGAGAACATTCCAGCGAACCTCTACAGGATTATGTTCTTTGACTCGAAGACAGGTTTCATTATGGGGCAACGCGGCACGTTGTTGAAATATGAGCCGGTGGCTTAG
- a CDS encoding rubredoxin: MSTESVEPQENAVETPAPLEPKDMDQHECAACGYIYQPTKGDDRSGIAAGVAFEELPITWKCPVCGAPKKRFQNIGPLNAPSGFKQNLGYGFGVNTLTPGQKNLLIFGALIVGFIFFLSLYGLQ; the protein is encoded by the coding sequence ATGAGTACCGAATCTGTTGAACCCCAAGAGAATGCCGTCGAAACGCCTGCACCGCTTGAGCCAAAAGATATGGATCAACATGAGTGTGCGGCTTGTGGATATATCTATCAGCCGACCAAAGGCGACGATCGCTCAGGCATCGCTGCAGGTGTTGCATTTGAGGAATTGCCAATTACCTGGAAATGCCCAGTCTGTGGCGCTCCTAAGAAACGCTTTCAGAATATTGGTCCGCTCAATGCTCCGTCTGGATTTAAGCAAAATTTGGGATATGGGTTTGGGGTGAATACCTTAACACCGGGGCAGAAAAACCTGCTAATTTTCGGTGCGCTGATTGTTGGATTTATTTTCTTTTTAAGTCTTTATGGCTTACAGTAA
- the ndhC gene encoding photosynthetic/respiratory NAD(P)H-quinone oxidoreductase subunit C — MYVLSGYEYLLGFLLICSLVPVLALLASKLVRPSRRGPERRTTYESGMEPMGGAWIQFNIRYYMFALVFVIFDVETVFLYPWAVAFNRLGLLAFIEALIFIAILVVGLVYAWRKGALEWS; from the coding sequence GTGTATGTCCTAAGTGGTTATGAATATCTTTTAGGCTTTTTGCTGATTTGCAGCTTAGTTCCGGTTCTGGCTCTTCTGGCTTCTAAGCTAGTTCGCCCTAGCCGTCGAGGTCCTGAACGCCGTACGACGTACGAATCCGGAATGGAGCCAATGGGCGGAGCCTGGATTCAGTTTAATATCCGTTATTACATGTTTGCCTTGGTCTTTGTGATCTTCGACGTGGAAACGGTGTTTTTGTATCCCTGGGCGGTCGCTTTCAATCGTTTAGGCTTGTTAGCGTTTATTGAAGCCCTAATTTTCATTGCAATTCTAGTTGTTGGACTCGTCTACGCTTGGCGCAAAGGAGCATTGGAATGGTCATGA
- the ndhK gene encoding photosynthetic/respiratory NAD(P)H-quinone oxidoreductase subunit K, whose translation MVMNPEAASLNGGSIINPIERPSVTQELSENVILTTVDDLYNWARLSSLWPLLFGTACCFIEFAALIGSRFDFDRFGLVPRSTPRQADLIITAGTITMKMAPALVRLYEQMPEPKYVIAMGACTITGGMFSVDSPTAVRGVDKLIPVDIYLPGCPPRPEAIVDAIIKLRKKVSNESIQERAQLRQTHRYYSTTHSMIPAEVIHDGKYLQAESRIAPPRELAEAMGLEVPAVLQEAKEGVDRG comes from the coding sequence ATGGTCATGAATCCAGAAGCGGCTTCGCTCAATGGCGGGTCGATTATTAATCCGATCGAGCGTCCTAGTGTGACGCAAGAATTGTCGGAAAATGTCATTTTGACGACGGTAGACGATTTGTATAACTGGGCAAGACTTTCGAGTTTGTGGCCTTTGTTGTTTGGAACCGCTTGCTGCTTTATCGAATTTGCAGCTTTGATTGGTTCAAGATTTGACTTCGATCGCTTTGGATTGGTTCCGCGATCAACCCCTCGCCAAGCAGATTTGATTATTACGGCTGGCACGATCACGATGAAAATGGCTCCGGCGTTGGTTCGTCTTTATGAACAAATGCCTGAACCAAAGTATGTGATTGCAATGGGAGCTTGCACGATCACGGGTGGAATGTTCAGCGTAGACTCACCGACCGCAGTGCGAGGCGTTGACAAACTGATTCCGGTGGATATTTATTTACCGGGTTGTCCTCCTCGTCCTGAAGCGATCGTGGATGCGATCATCAAATTGCGCAAAAAAGTTTCTAACGAATCGATTCAAGAACGTGCCCAGTTGCGTCAAACTCATCGCTACTACAGCACGACTCACAGCATGATTCCTGCTGAGGTAATTCACGATGGGAAATATCTCCAAGCTGAAAGCCGGATTGCGCCGCCGCGTGAATTGGCTGAAGCAATGGGTCTAGAAGTCCCGGCAGTCTTGCAAGAAGCAAAGGAGGGTGTCGATCGTGGCTGA
- a CDS encoding NAD(P)H-quinone oxidoreductase subunit J has translation MAEEQQSTIVEAGKTSKWLTENGFDHEFIGLDASGVEMIKVEPELLIPFATALQAYGFNCLQCQGAYDVGPGDQLVSFYHLIKVSDNVVKPDEVRLKVFLPREDPKVPSVFWIWKGADWQERESYDMYGIVYEGHPNLKRLLMPEDWVGYPLRKDYIAHDFYELQDAY, from the coding sequence GTGGCTGAAGAACAACAATCAACGATCGTTGAAGCGGGTAAAACCTCAAAGTGGCTGACTGAGAACGGGTTTGATCATGAATTCATCGGCTTGGATGCAAGCGGTGTAGAAATGATCAAAGTTGAGCCAGAATTGCTGATTCCTTTTGCAACAGCACTTCAAGCGTATGGGTTTAACTGTCTTCAGTGTCAAGGTGCTTATGATGTCGGTCCTGGCGATCAGTTGGTGAGTTTCTACCATCTGATTAAGGTGAGCGACAATGTGGTCAAGCCGGATGAAGTTCGGTTGAAAGTCTTTTTGCCGCGTGAAGATCCGAAAGTGCCTTCGGTCTTCTGGATTTGGAAAGGAGCAGATTGGCAAGAACGTGAATCTTACGATATGTATGGGATTGTCTACGAAGGACATCCGAATCTGAAGCGATTGCTGATGCCAGAAGATTGGGTCGGCTATCCACTTCGCAAAGACTACATCGCGCACGATTTCTACGAACTTCAAGACGCCTACTAA
- a CDS encoding DUF423 domain-containing protein, whose amino-acid sequence MIRFFLASGAILAGLSVAFGAFATHALRAKLDDRALSIFETGARYQMYHAIALILIALFMSRVELSETLLTTSGIAFISGIILFSGSLYALSLSGVKILGAVAPLGGAGFLIGWACLVIAAFQWKP is encoded by the coding sequence ATGATCCGATTTTTTTTAGCGTCAGGAGCGATTCTGGCAGGCTTGTCAGTGGCTTTCGGTGCTTTTGCAACTCATGCTTTACGAGCCAAATTAGACGATCGAGCTTTAAGCATTTTTGAAACTGGGGCGCGCTATCAGATGTATCACGCGATCGCACTGATTCTCATCGCCCTATTCATGAGCCGCGTTGAACTAAGTGAAACCCTCCTCACAACTTCAGGCATTGCATTTATCAGCGGCATTATTCTTTTTTCTGGCAGTCTTTACGCGCTTTCTTTGTCCGGTGTGAAAATTTTGGGAGCTGTTGCACCTTTGGGGGGAGCAGGATTTTTGATTGGATGGGCATGTCTTGTGATCGCGGCTTTTCAGTGGAAACCATAA
- the egtC gene encoding ergothioneine biosynthesis protein EgtC, which translates to MCRLLGYFGQPVLLDRLISQPDHSLVVQSYQPKEMTAGLLNADGFGVGWYHATRKAEPFTYRNTLPIWNDLNLQSLSRYVESGCVLANVRSATAGLATDLSNCQPFQHASLLGIHNGFIKDFRQTLYRPMRDRLSDLAYQFIQGLTDSEHIFATVIDELETSANLTEALHRTLKVLMELGEAHQTPFSANLILSDGNQLVASRYAQGVPTPTLYYLQDSGSVLVVSEPMFDGNWKALPDRCLLTVHHDLKLDITPI; encoded by the coding sequence ATGTGTCGATTACTTGGCTATTTCGGACAGCCTGTCTTGCTGGATCGCTTGATTTCTCAGCCTGATCATTCTCTCGTTGTCCAAAGCTATCAGCCCAAAGAAATGACCGCAGGATTGTTGAATGCGGATGGATTTGGAGTCGGTTGGTATCATGCGACGCGCAAAGCAGAGCCTTTTACTTACCGAAATACGCTACCCATTTGGAATGACTTGAATTTGCAGAGTTTGAGTCGATATGTCGAATCAGGCTGTGTCCTAGCAAATGTTCGTAGTGCAACCGCAGGATTAGCGACCGATTTGAGTAATTGCCAACCCTTTCAACATGCATCGCTTCTAGGCATTCACAACGGATTCATCAAAGACTTTCGGCAGACTCTATATCGTCCGATGCGCGATCGCTTAAGTGATCTGGCATATCAATTCATTCAGGGATTGACGGATTCAGAGCATATCTTTGCAACCGTAATTGATGAACTAGAAACCAGCGCAAATCTCACTGAAGCACTGCATCGCACTTTGAAGGTGTTGATGGAATTGGGTGAAGCCCATCAAACTCCGTTTTCTGCCAATCTGATTTTGAGCGATGGCAATCAGCTTGTCGCATCTCGATATGCTCAGGGTGTACCAACTCCAACGCTCTATTACTTGCAAGATTCTGGCTCAGTCTTAGTTGTTTCTGAACCAATGTTTGATGGAAACTGGAAAGCATTGCCCGATCGCTGTTTGTTGACTGTTCATCATGACCTCAAGCTTGATATCACTCCAATCTGA
- a CDS encoding SUMF1/EgtB/PvdO family nonheme iron enzyme, whose translation MTSSLISLQSEIRSDMQQCRSRTLERIRSIDYDTFCTQAHADFSPIGWHVGHIAYTEALWILQRLAGYPPLMPEYHRLFAQDGLPKSQRVKLPEIATVLEYLELVRSQVFEYLAIAPLEQQERLWKWLIQHECQHAETIAIVLALIESSSLRFGQIQPPKSPMYGGLQAGCSSFKVPQNGGFRGHSQASHTSEKFNNMILIPAGNFIQGSHEIEAQDNERPAHSVYLDDYWIDRHPVTYGEYRAFIEAGGYQQPEYWTAEGWDWVKSNEITQPLYSGKADQPVCGVSWYEADAYARFVGKRLPSEAEWEKAARSQNMLGEVWQWTSTWFAGYANFESYPYPGYSQQYFDGKHRVLKGGSWATFPWAMRNSFRNWYYPQVREIFAGFRCVVVKGA comes from the coding sequence ATGACCTCAAGCTTGATATCACTCCAATCTGAAATTCGTTCTGACATGCAGCAGTGTCGATCGCGAACCTTAGAGCGAATTCGATCAATTGATTACGACACGTTCTGCACCCAGGCACATGCTGATTTCAGCCCGATCGGATGGCATGTGGGACATATTGCTTATACGGAAGCACTTTGGATTTTGCAGCGTTTAGCAGGGTATCCGCCTTTGATGCCGGAATATCATCGCTTATTTGCTCAAGATGGATTGCCGAAATCTCAACGGGTGAAATTACCAGAGATTGCGACTGTTTTAGAGTATTTGGAACTTGTGAGATCGCAAGTATTTGAGTATTTAGCGATCGCGCCCCTCGAACAGCAAGAACGACTGTGGAAATGGTTGATCCAACATGAATGTCAACATGCAGAGACAATTGCGATCGTACTGGCGTTAATTGAGAGTTCCTCGCTGCGATTTGGGCAGATTCAGCCCCCTAAGTCCCCCATGTATGGGGGACTTCAAGCCGGATGCTCTAGTTTCAAAGTTCCCCAGAATGGGGGATTTAGGGGGCATTCCCAAGCGAGTCATACCTCAGAGAAATTCAACAACATGATCCTGATTCCAGCAGGAAATTTTATCCAGGGCAGTCATGAGATCGAAGCCCAAGACAATGAGCGTCCAGCACATTCAGTCTATTTAGATGACTATTGGATCGATCGCCATCCTGTCACCTATGGAGAATATCGAGCGTTCATTGAAGCGGGCGGATATCAGCAGCCCGAATATTGGACAGCAGAAGGGTGGGACTGGGTGAAATCCAACGAAATCACGCAGCCGCTTTACTCTGGCAAAGCAGACCAGCCCGTTTGTGGCGTAAGTTGGTACGAAGCAGACGCCTATGCGCGATTCGTCGGCAAGCGTTTGCCCAGCGAGGCAGAATGGGAAAAAGCAGCCAGATCTCAAAATATGCTAGGTGAAGTTTGGCAATGGACATCAACCTGGTTTGCGGGCTATGCCAACTTTGAGAGCTATCCTTACCCAGGCTATTCCCAGCAGTACTTTGATGGAAAACATCGAGTCTTAAAAGGAGGAAGTTGGGCAACTTTCCCTTGGGCGATGCGCAATTCCTTCCGAAACTGGTATTATCCCCAAGTTCGCGAAATTTTCGCTGGATTTCGCTGTGTTGTGGTGAAAGGAGCTTAG